From a region of the Theobroma cacao cultivar B97-61/B2 chromosome 8, Criollo_cocoa_genome_V2, whole genome shotgun sequence genome:
- the LOC18592076 gene encoding AT-hook motif nuclear-localized protein 27: MAGYEAAGPGSRYGQQPFRPELHLQMPSLTPPSDDSRDSQDNDPNNPDLSDAAAATSSGGPTRRPRGRPAGSKNKPKPPIIVTRDSPNALRSHVLEISSGADIVDSLSNYARRRGRGICVLSGSGTVANVSLRQPASPPASVLTLHGRFEILSLCGKVLPPPAPPGVGGLSIFLSGGQGQVVGGRVVGPLVASGPVVLMAASFANAVFERLPPDEEEEGTVQVQPTGSQSSGVTGSGQLPDGGGTSSAAASATAGSLFIMGGSGPNYPFSGDLFGWGSGTTARPPF, from the coding sequence ATGGCGGGGTATGAAGCAGCAGGCCCAGGTTCTCGCTACGGCCAGCAACCCTTTAGACCAGAACTGCATCTCCAAATGCCATCTCTAACCCCACCCTCCGATGATTCCAGAGACTCACAAGACAACGATCCAAATAATCCGGATTTGTCTGATGCTGCGGCCGCTACCAGCTCTGGAGGCCCCACACGCCGCCCCCGCGGCCGCCCTGCTGGATCCAAAAACAAACCCAAACCTCCTATCATAGTAACTCGAGACTCCCCTAATGCCCTTCGATCCCATGTTCTAGAAATCTCTTCTGGCGCCGACATCGTGGACAGCCTCTCCAATTATGctagaagaagaggaagaggaaTCTGCGTACTCAGCGGAAGTGGGACAGTTGCTAATGTTAGTCTGCGCCAACCTGCTTCTCCTCCAGCAAGTGTACTCACTTTACATGGTAGGTTTGAGATACTTTCGCTCTGTGGGAAAGTGCTCCCTCCTCCGGCGCCTCCTGGTGTCGGCGGACTATCAATCTTTTTGTCAGGTGGACAAGGACAGGTGGTTGGGGGCAGGGTGGTGGGCCCGCTTGTGGCTTCAGGTCCTGTTGTTTTGATGGCTGCATCATTTGCCAATGCAGTGTTTGAGAGGTTACCTCCGGACGAGGAGGAGGAGGGGACGGTGCAGGTTCAGCCCACGGGGTCTCAGTCTTCAGGAGTGACTGGAAGTGGACAGCTCCCTGATGGCGGAGGAACCAGCAGTGCTGCTGCTAGTGCTACTGCCGGATCCCTTTTCATCATGGGAGGGAGTGGGCCGAATTACCCTTTTTCAGGTGACTTATTTGGGTGGGGTAGTGGAACAACTGCTAGGCCTCCATTCTAG
- the LOC18592075 gene encoding AT-rich interactive domain-containing protein 5, protein MSKMEDTEMLEQQLPEASKVNLVDSGVQQQQSSLATEDQDTTETRHSPHSGTADDKALTLPTDVNMSDNPALPDKPDKKTSNDANTNARDAASVERLEKKSSGDAAPLPCAEFLTPKSQHGSVKKSKNWLLDPEMGEADEAGTQEERAAFMKELESFYKDRSLEFKPPKFYGEPLNCLKLWRAVIRLGGYEVVTASKLWRQVGESFHPPKTCTTVSWTFRIFYEKALLEYEKYKRENGEIQLPASSLPHTVGEKESSGYQASGSGRARRDAAARAMQGWHAQRSVGYGEITEPIIKDKSLSSTPKQKHLKTIGLQKQKTPISTEPAEKSAHEPNKQLVTEVVDVGAPADWVKINVRETKDCFEVYALVPGLLREEVRVQSDPAGRLVITGQPEQVDNPWGITPFKKVVTLPARIDPLQTSAVVSLHGRLFVRVPFEH, encoded by the exons ATGAGCAAGATGGAAGATACCGAAATGTTGGAACAACAATTACCAGAGGCATCCAAAGTAAACCTTGTTGATTCTGGCGTCCAACAGCAACAGTCCTCGCTCGCCACTGAGGATCAAGATACCACTGAAACTAGGCATTCACCTCATTCTGGGACAGCTGATGATAAGGCTCTAACCTTGCCCACTGATGTTAATATGAGTGATAATCCAGCTTTGCCCGATAAACCTGATAAAAAAACTTCCAATGATGCTAATACAAATGCTCGCGATGCTGCTTCTGTTGAACGACTAGAGAAGAAAAGCAGTGGAGATGCTGCTCCCCTTCCTTGTGCAGAATTTCTTACACCTAAATCTCAACATGGAAGTgtgaaaaaatcaaagaactGGTTGCTGGATCCTGAG ATGGGGGAGGCTGATGAAGCTGGAACTCAGGAGGAGCGAGCAGCATTCATGAAGGAGCTGGAAAGTTTCTACAAGGACAGGTCTTTGGAATTCAAGCCCCCTAAGTTTTATGGAGAGCCACTAAATTGCCTAAA GTTGTGGAGAGCTGTTATTAGATTGGGTGGCTATGAAGTG GTGACTGCATCTAAGTTATGGCGGCAAGTGGGAGAGTCTTTTCACCCCCCAAA gACCTGCACAACTGTCTCTTGGACATTCCGCATTTTTTATGAGAAG GCACTATTagaatatgaaaaatataagaggGAGAATGGTGAGATACAACTTCCTGCTTCTTCCCTCCCTCATACAGTTGGGGAAAAGGAG TCAAGTGGCTACCAAGCCTCAGGGTCAGGTAGGGCACGCAGGGATGCTGCAGCTCGTGCCATGCAGGGTTGGCATGCTCAACGTTCTGTTGGATATGGTGAGATTACCGAGCCCATTATTAAG GATAAGAGCTTAAGTTCTACTCCAAAGCAAAAACATCTCAAAACAATTG GTTTGCAGAAGCAGAAGACACCAATAAGCACGGAGCCTGCCGAGAAATCTGCACATGAACCAAATAAGCA ACTGGTCACTGAAGTTGTTGATGTTGGAGCCCCTGCTGATTGGGTGAAGATCAATGTGCGCGAAACT AAGGATTGCTTTGAGGTATATGCTCTGGTCCCCGGGCTCCTGCGTGAGGAG GTGCGAGTTCAATCAGATCCTGCTGGACGTTTGGTTATAACAGGTCAACCAGAGCAAGTTGACAATCCTTGGGGTATCACGCCCTTTAAGAAG GTTGTGACCTTGCCTGCAAGAATTGATCCACTTCAAACATCTGCTGTTGTTAGCTTGCATGGTCGACTCTTTGTTCGCGTTCCATTTGAGCACTGA